The nucleotide window ATGCTTATGTATTACGATGGGAAATTATAAATTTTGGTTGGTTTTTTTTAGGACTCTCCACTTCAAGACGGCATTGCAAGCCTTTCTGACGCAGATGATTCGTCACTGTTTGATAAGGATGAAGAGGTAACTTTTACACACTAGTTGCACTCTACAAATATGTGCAGCTGGAAGATTCACATCCACTAGAATAGCCTTGAGCAAGTGCATTGGCACTGTGGTTTTCTCTTGCATAATCAGTTCAAGACGAGTTATCACTTGGGACAATAAACTCTGGGAACAACCTGCAACAGGTTTTCAGACCATGTTCTTAACACTGTCTGTTGTCATGTAATTTACGTGCTATGAGTGAACTAGCACAGCTAACTAGAATAGGCAGATTGGGTTACTGTGGCActaaatgcttctttttttttttcttcacaggaAGCTTTTTCAAGTGACCATGCTTCACAGCAAGGTTTCCCTGGAGATTTTCTCACATTAGATGATGACATGGTGTGTTTGTTTTCACTGGAAATAACTAGATTTATGGTCAGGTTTTAAGGGCACTACTTTCACAGGCTCTTTTATGTACTGGAAAATGTCTGTGTAAATTGGGCACTGTTAAGAGGGACACGTAGCGGTGATTTGGTGAATGATTCATTTCAAGAtcactggctctttcattttaaaGAATATCTCACCAGTTGGTCTGTAAAAAGTTATCAGCCTAGCAGGCATGATATTTTGTACTGATCAATAACAGAGTTGTTTGCTCATATTCATTGGGCTTATCACGGTTCACTATAACTGAATTCTGTGATAGCTTCATtgacgaaagctttttttttttttactttcagcaGCCTGCTGCAGATCCAGTGACAGAGCCTGATCCATCTTGCAAGGCACGCTTTGGAGACCTTTTTACACAACTTGTCACTGAGAAAGTGGTTCTTTCGAAGGGAGATATTCTCCTAATGGCACTAAAGCATGCTGTGAAGAATAATTTGACTCTTTTGGGTTTAACTAGCTTAATAGATTTAATTAACAGAATTTTTGATAAACCTATATTACCTCACTCACAGTATCACCTACATAAACTTTTTAGCGAAACTGGCACCACtatgacttttttctttttttgtccgaGATGCTTTTCGCATATTGGCAGTCTTGAGACAAATTCTTACTTGAAATGCTCGAAGTGCAGTCACACAACTTTTGTGTCTTCCCTTTCGGATGCCCCCTTTTTTGTCACTCTCGATGTGGAGTCGCAACTTCAAAGGCTACTTAAGGACTGTGATCTTCTTGATTTAACAAAGCCCCTTCCGACGAATGGGACATTTTCAGACATCTGGGATGGTACAATGTATCGTACTTTTGTAGCCGAATCTCAACACTGTGGACCAAGAATCAGTTTCTCGTTGAATGCAGATGGGACCCCGCTTTTCAAATCAAGTGGGACATCAATTTGGCCCATCCAGCTAATTGTTAATGAGCTCCCTCCACAGCAAAGAATGTCCAAATTGGTCCTGGCCGCATTGTGGTTCTGGAAAGAAAAGCCAAACATGGCACTTTTCCAAGGTACTTTTGTTGAGAAAATGAACGAGCTGTGTGAGAATGGCGTTGAATTACAACGTCAAGGAAGGGTTGAAAAATATAAGGTCTATTGTATCTGTTCAAGTGTAGATTCTGTTGCTAGGGCACCGATGCAAGGTGTAACCCAATTTAATGGGTATTTTGGATGTAATTGGTGTCTCCAAAGAGGTGAGAGAGCTGGCGGGGCAACTAAATACCCAGTTGAGGAAGTTGAACCCACAGAAAGAAGTGAGCTCCAAATGCTAAATGACATGGAGATTGCTTTGAAAGGGGGGGTGCCTGTGCAAGGAGTCAAAACAGTGTCACCGTTGATAAACCTGCCCCATTTTAACATAGTGTGGAGCTTTGTGCCAGACTATATGCACTGTGTCTTGCTGGGGGTAGCGCGCCAGTTCCTAGAATTGTGGTTCAATTctgatagtgcctgttcaataagcCGACATCAGCACATAGTGGACCGCAGGCTTATGTCTATTAAGCCACCAATGGATGTGAAGCGATTGCCGAGGCCGACAAAAGAGCGGAAATGGTGGAAGGCCAAGGAACTTGAGAGCTGGCTACTTTGTTACAGTGTCCCTGTTTTGCATGGCATTCTTGAGAAGCCATACATGCAACACTGGGCTTGCCTAGTTGAAGCCTTGCACATAATGTTGCAGCGTGCAATCAGCCCAACTGAGCTCACCATTGCCGAGGGGCTATTGTTGGAGTTTCATGTGCGTGCAGAACTGCTGTTTGGCAAGTCAGTCATGACATTCAACATGCACCAACTGACTCATATAGCAAAGAGTGTGCGCCACTGGGGACCACTTTGGGCACACAGTGCGTTCCCATTTGAAGCTGGGAACGGCAGCCTAAAAAAAGCTGTAAAAGCAGCTAACGGAATTCCCCATCAAGTCTGCCGAGTCCTACAGATGGAAAGCATGGTAGTAGAACTTCAACGGCAGGCTATCAGTCCAAGTGTAGCAGAGTACTGCTCGTCTTTTGATGgcacaaaaacgcaaaaaagcgtaCTTAGTAGTGGTGGCTACCGTTTTTTCGGACACGGTTCCCGACGTGCATCAGCAGGTTTGCAGCCATCTTTACATGACACTACCCTTGAGTTCACCAAATACAGAAGAATGTTGGCGAAGGGATCAATTATCACTGATAGCATGTATGCATCTAACAAGAGGACCAATAGCTCTGTTGTTGAACTTCAAAATGGGCATTTTGTTATTGTTGAAGAAATATACCATGGCAGCGACAACAAAGCATATATATCTGCAAGGAAATTAAGCTGCAGTCCAGTGATGTACAACTTGGTGGCCATGTCACATGTGCTGAAAGTAAATCACAAGGCAGCGAATACATCACTGGTCGAATGCTCTGAAATCAGAAAGGTGGTTGTGTTTGTGGAACTCGAAAGAGCTTCCTATGTATGCTTCCCTCCAAGTTCCTTTACATTGTAATGTATTTGAAGTGAAGAACCTATGCTGTGTAAGTTTTAAAGGAACCCTGTTTAGTGCACACTATGCCTCAAAACATGAGCGTTTTTTTATGTGAGTGGCCCTTGAAATGCCTTGAGGCGATCGACGTGAAATCGCCACCCGTGACTAGTTAGCTCTTCTAGTAGGCAAGATGTTTGTCATGATGACTCATACCATTGAAACAATTCCGTTTGagtatatataatgtatatagtTCATCAAAAAGTATATAGTGAATCCAAATGTAAATTAATAAACATTGAGTATGTTATGTATATATAACATTGCCACGTCTATATATGGTAATAGAAGATTTGTACGGAGGATTCGCGGGTGACCTGATCATCTCCAAGCAAGCTCacctaacatcattcactttctgGATATGGTGATGATTTTTTGTTTCACGATTATGTTTCAATGCATGGTGACAACATGGTGTACCTCATAAAAATTGTTCTTTAGAGCAGTCATGCCTGTGTAGCTCATGAACATACCAAGAAAATGTTTTTAAATGTGCAGTGAAAATGGTTATGTGTGGGCCCGCACATGAGAGCCTCCCCGGCTGCATATTTGAGACCACTGATATAGAGGGATTTATCGTGCTGTGCAGATTAAATTGATTGACCACATGGCTGTGACAAATTGTGAAATATCTGTCTGTAAGCCAGCTTGCTCTCTAGGTTTGATTGTttttggaaatatttttttttcgttaaagtctaGTGTTTTGCATATTGTATTAGGTATCTGAATATTACCGAAAAGAGATCGGTGGGTCTGAATTTCTTTAAATTTATTATGTCTCTTTTTGTGTGTATTAATGTTTTATATTTGCATTGTGTACTGAATGTTTTCCTATATTTATTCAGTgggtgctgtattttttttattcttactgctattgtattctttattttagtgtgtgtgtcggggtactgcaatattacatgacgctttttattctttttcataCAAGTTCAGTCTTGTACACTATGCATAGAATGTGTGCTTGTCATTCATACATAATTCATTGTGCCACTGTGAGCatccttaaaggccaactccagcgatttttcgaccatgtcaaggtaatggtgtttctgtgttcctgagacactcttgtcacgagcccaatagctgaaatgctcaggaaattcgaaaacaatttttaataagcaaaaaggtgCAAAACCGAAACCCGACCGGGCGCCCGGTCTGCATATGATGTACTATTTGTTAAGAActggaggccgtatactggttctGCCGGCAcgtagtatgaaaactgtgaaagccagaccagcgaagcaccggcaaaacaccacagaggaaggaagaaagctctCCCGTGCTATGGTCGTGCCAAACACCACCGCTGTCGTCTTGGGGCCAGCACAATAAACAATGTAggggccaaagtagcgatgccatcgccTGCGTCACTTTCGTTGACATGACAAACTTGACATCGCactgacagtgttgccaataattctggcaagcgaggcgagtttttcgaggcaatctttaaaattcatttgcaaataatctgcgcatctctcaagcctgtaattggCATAAATGACAGGAATGTGCGTAAGAGTGTACCCAGCGAATTTGATTGAGATTCGTTGACCTCGAAAAACCACCGGAGTTGACCTTTAAGCATCCTTAAATAAGTAAAGACATGCTGTTCACGTGTAAACTGTTAACCTGTATGAAACCTGTTTCTCAGTGCTTTACTGAAATGCCAGTTGTATGGCAATGCCTTTTTCCTCCTTTGGAACTAAAATTCCTTTTATTGTGATTCAATTTACTGTTATAAGTATTTGTAATATTTGAAGTATCTTGTACGCCTtgtgttgcagcactggccaagaAATTTTTTTACACCAAAATATGTTCTGTGCTATTTAAATCCTGTTTGCCTTGaaataaaattctttttttttcaatgttattgTTGCCTTTCATACCTTCTTTCGGATATCTTGTTAGTGAGAACATCTAATTGTTTTCTCTTAGTTGCATAACCTTTTCTATcgtatgaatattaaaaaaattcaGTCATATCCTGCAGCAGCATTATATGCAGTGACAGGTAGCCCATAAACACGTGACATCAGGTGCTCACTGGTAGTTAGCCATATTCCCTAGTTTGGGAATAAGACATCGTTGGTACATTGTGATGCTGCAAACAGTAGAAGGTGCGGTTCCAATGTGTACTAGTACTTTAACTGCTGCATTTTCATgatgcatatatggaaagcttaaTCAGATGCCCTGATACAGTGGTTGTTTGTAAACCAGGCAAGTGTTGTAAACAAGCTTAATTTAATCCAAGGTTTAAGTAAGTGACCGAGCTCAGGGATTCCAAGCTGAAGCACTAGCTCGAATTCTGTTTGGGTAACACACATAAATGAATTGCTTTATATGGAGGGTTGGATGCATCACCGTAGATTTCCATTTATGACTTTCAATACTGCTCAGGTAGAGAAttgtaaaaaataaacttcaaagttATGCATGTACTGCAATTGGGGTGTCCTATTGGACTCTCCCATTGCAGCTTGGGTCCCATTGACGTCCATTTGAGTCCCATTGCAACCAACTGGAACCACCTATCATGACAGCAGGTCATCCTGTTAGAACTTCAAATATGCAGAGTTGGTTAAAATGTTAGAAGCCACTACATGGGAAGTCCAATTGGACAGTCCCATTGCAGCATGCACTTCCAATTGGGCACCAGTTAGACACCATTTGAACCCCACTTAGCCCCCTTTGCCACCCATTGCTCCTAACTGGAACATCCAGTTGGACCCATTAACTATTTTTGACTGGGCTGCAGTAGTACTGTTTAGTTGATACTGCAGATGATTCAAGTATGGTCACATATATCTTAATGTGTACTGTGCACATACATGTGCATCATCACAGCACAACAAAAGTTATTGCAGTTCATGAATCTAGGAAACCAAGTTTTTGGTATTAATTGCAGCTACATAAACTGCATGCTTACATATTGGGTTCTCTCGAGGGAACCCAAGATGCACTTTGCACTTGTAAATATTGTTGCAAAATGAACTTGTACTGCAAATGAAACAAGTTGTGCAAGGAATACGTAACGGCGACAATTAACAGCATGATGTATAAACCAATATGACAATCACAACTGTATTAGTTATAACAGCCGAGTTTATTGTATGACTTAATGTTTATGGTTGATTTTCTCAGTGGGTGTAGAAAAGCTGTGAGTGAGTCATTGAAAGAGATTTGGTTGTATACAGCATAGCGGTGATATTCCATGCTGGCTCATCTCTTTTTTATATGATCATGTTGGTCCCATAAAAAATTGATCGGCGCAGGCCGCGCCAGAATGTTTGAGAAACTTCTAGATTGTTTTAGACTATTAGCGTGTATGACACGTACTAGAGGTTACTAAGACAGTTTTTATTACTGTGCTCCCAACGCGAGCCTCCGCGATAACGCTCGTTCCACCGACGGTTAGATTATTGGTGGCCGTGAACTACTGCGAGTGTACGTTTGATCGAGTGAACATAGTTTTCCGGGCACAAGTCAACTCGATTTAAGAGTTTTTTTCTATAAACAGCTGATTGCAGAACGTCATGCCATCATAAACACACATGACAAAAGTACTGCACGACTTAGATTGTCAGACGAGAAGCGGTTCTGAATCTCTGACAAATGATTTAGTACATCGAACTGCGTACTTGACGCAAAGCGTGTGAGCTGAAGTGCGTTGAAAGGCTAGCTACTTTGTTTATCATACTTGTATGCGTGATACCTTGAGATAACCACGTCATGTCGTCACGAATCTTGTCTAGAGATAATGTTGACTATGCGAAATAGCTTCCGTTACATATATAGCTAGATTTTTGACAGGCACACCTTCGATCAATGATCGTGCACCAAGGATGTTTATTCGGTGAGGGTGCACATGAATGTGCGTGTTCTCTTCTGTCCGCATTCAATCGCGCTGTTCAAACTTAGAGGAAGCTTGCGCAAGAAGCTCTTACAAGTTTTATACATCAGGGAGTGCCCCTCTCGATATGCTCACAGCAAACAAGCTCTATCGCTAAGCAAATATGCTTCACCGTGTGGcatttttgtcctgcagtgaagccAAACAAATGCTACATTGTTTTTAGGCGCACATACGATCGGCCCTTCCCCATGTGTAGATATCTATGTGTTTAAAGACCACTGTCGTAATCTATGATTGCGACAGTATATATAGCTGCAGCCCCGTTATCTACCTCGATAAGAGAACTTTATTTTGAATTTGAATTCAGAGATATTTTGCATGCGTTGGGTGCACCTTTATACTACATCCAGCGCTTAAATAATGACTGCcgttttattaatttatatgtACACCTATAAGCGAGCAGGGCTTATTGGTCGGCTAGACAGTGAGTAGATAACGTTATTAAAAACTAATTAGAGCACAACGGGTAACATTTATGTGCAGGAGAAAAAAAGCATGCGCACatatgcaaaaaaacaaaaaaaaaacttgataagTCTATGTGGAAATAAAAGAATACTCTGATAAATAAAACTGATACACACATATGTTAAAATGATATAgttcatatatacccaataattaCATCACTGCACTAGTGAACAAAAATTATGCACAATGACGACTCATCATGTGAATCTGTGCTAGCACACGTGCATTAAATATTCATTGTGAAACGTTGCGGCACGTGAATTCCTGAATAAATGCGAGAGAAAATGATTTTCGCGCGAATGCTGCATGTAAATGACGCGTTGCTTGATCAGGTTACATAAAAGTTAATCCAAATATGAACGAGTACGTGCATGCTAGTACTCAGTTTAAAACAACTTAGGCGAATATCTTTCACTTTCGATCTTAGAAATTAAGCATGTTGTGGAAGAGAACCTAAGGAATCGAGAATTAGATTGCGACTGCATCTGATGCGAAATTCTTAACCAAGTGCATGCATGAGCATTGAACAAAGGTGTGCTTGTCAAGAGTTAACTATATATCATTGTCGGACCTCTGTGAGTTGGCTCTTGACAAGCATGCCAATAAGAATTGTCACCTCGTGCGCATCAAAGTGATATTTTTATGCGCTTTTATATGGGTATAGTTGTACAGCACTCCGTCTGAATTGAAACAGGgcaatttagggctaagtaacgcaTATACTTTCGTTTCAACAGTTTTCACCTCGGGTCAAATCAGTGTAACTTTGACTCCAGCCTGTAGATCAGTCAGCGTTATCTTGAGTGACCAGATTCGTGGTGATGTGATGTGGTTACCTCGAGCTATTGCGCATATAAGTTATGATAAAAACTAGCCCTCCAACGCGTCCAGTCACAATGTTTATTAAGTGGTGACACCCCCCACTCCATGCACCGAGTTGACTGATTGGGACTCCTTAGAATATGCGTCGTTATCGCGGAGGCTTGCATTTAAACTACTCGTGCCGTGGGTGCAAATAGTCTAAAACAATTTAGTAGAATTTTTTCAAAGGTCGTGGTACGGCCATGACGGTAAAAAGCCTAAAAATGAGCGTGCTCAGCAGTTGCagcaaaagcaataataaaaaccATACAATGAACTCGGTTGTTATAAACTTCAATTGTGGCTTTCACGTGGGCTCTTTAGCAATTCATAATATATTATGCAGCAAATTAGTGCATGTATGCCTTGAAGCTATAGTTGTTCAGACTTCGTTTACGCGTTAACGTAAACACCGTTAATTACTTTGCACAACGTGTTTCTCTTGCAGTAGGAATCTATACAACGTTCAAAGCGAAAACCCATGGCGAGCCGTGTTTCTGTAGCAGCAACAAATATTTACAGAAAACTTTGTTGGCTGTATTCATTTTGCAACAACTTTTGCTGTGAAGTGTAGATAGACGTGCATGCACATTATGTAAACCGGGATATGTGACGTACCATAGTTTCAGACCATCCGCAGTATAAATTAAAAAGTGCCTATAGCCcttgttgtgactccgggtcctgccggtctcgttttcggtagctggccccgtcgcaggatccatcgtccaacaattcagcgagaagaagcgcccgaacgaacaacagagatttatttacatgtggagaagtggtcaactgacccaaagagagaagagtgcgtgtgatacaaaacgtcttcggcattttatagcgccacgttgttgacactgggcgccttgtccgcatcgtcagccaatacggtgtcgccggcacctcggccacgagggaggggaaaacacctctcacaacacaaggagtggcccaacccaacacgaggtccatatatggtcccggcgccccaaaatgttaccaaatatggtcacgaacgcacagcagaccccgtagctctcccggcgaggaggaacccgaatggggaggtgggggtggacgacaccgtcaggtcaagaaccggttctcccccaaacacttcctgcttgactccccagggccggtcgtaacagtctctcgcgcgggggggtgaagatctcgatgggctgaggtttgcagccactgt belongs to Rhipicephalus microplus isolate Deutch F79 unplaced genomic scaffold, USDA_Rmic scaffold_13, whole genome shotgun sequence and includes:
- the LOC119181423 gene encoding uncharacterized protein LOC119181423 isoform X1, coding for MQPAADPVTEPDPSCKARFGDLFTQLVTEKVVLSKGDILLMALKHAVKNNLTLLGLTSLIDLINRIFDKPILPHSQYHLHKLFSETGTTMTFFFFCPRCFSHIGSLETNSYLKCSKCSHTTFVSSLSDAPFFVTLDVESQLQRLLKDCDLLDLTKPLPTNGTFSDIWDGTMYRTFVAESQHCGPRISFSLNADGTPLFKSSGTSIWPIQLIVNELPPQQRMSKLVLAALWFWKEKPNMALFQGTFVEKMNELCENGVELQRQGRVEKYKVYCICSSVDSVARAPMQGVTQFNGYFGCNWCLQRGERAGGATKYPVEEVEPTERSELQMLNDMEIALKGGVPVQGVKTVSPLINLPHFNIVWSFVPDYMHCVLLGVARQFLELWFNSDSACSISRHQHIVDRRLMSIKPPMDVKRLPRPTKERKWWKAKELESWLLCYSVPVLHGILEKPYMQHWACLVEALHIMLQRAISPTELTIAEGLLLEFHVRAELLFGKSVMTFNMHQLTHIAKSVRHWGPLWAHSAFPFEAGNGSLKKAVKAANGIPHQVCRVLQMESMVVELQRQAISPSVAEYCSSFDGTKTQKSVLSSGGYRFFGHGSRRASAGLQPSLHDTTLEFTKYRRMLAKGSIITDSMYASNKRTNSSVVELQNGHFVIVEEIYHGSDNKAYISARKLSCSPVMYNLVAMSHVLKVNHKAANTSLVECSEIRKVVVFVELERASYVCFPPSSFTL
- the LOC119181423 gene encoding uncharacterized protein LOC119181423 isoform X2, whose translation is MPAADPVTEPDPSCKARFGDLFTQLVTEKVVLSKGDILLMALKHAVKNNLTLLGLTSLIDLINRIFDKPILPHSQYHLHKLFSETGTTMTFFFFCPRCFSHIGSLETNSYLKCSKCSHTTFVSSLSDAPFFVTLDVESQLQRLLKDCDLLDLTKPLPTNGTFSDIWDGTMYRTFVAESQHCGPRISFSLNADGTPLFKSSGTSIWPIQLIVNELPPQQRMSKLVLAALWFWKEKPNMALFQGTFVEKMNELCENGVELQRQGRVEKYKVYCICSSVDSVARAPMQGVTQFNGYFGCNWCLQRGERAGGATKYPVEEVEPTERSELQMLNDMEIALKGGVPVQGVKTVSPLINLPHFNIVWSFVPDYMHCVLLGVARQFLELWFNSDSACSISRHQHIVDRRLMSIKPPMDVKRLPRPTKERKWWKAKELESWLLCYSVPVLHGILEKPYMQHWACLVEALHIMLQRAISPTELTIAEGLLLEFHVRAELLFGKSVMTFNMHQLTHIAKSVRHWGPLWAHSAFPFEAGNGSLKKAVKAANGIPHQVCRVLQMESMVVELQRQAISPSVAEYCSSFDGTKTQKSVLSSGGYRFFGHGSRRASAGLQPSLHDTTLEFTKYRRMLAKGSIITDSMYASNKRTNSSVVELQNGHFVIVEEIYHGSDNKAYISARKLSCSPVMYNLVAMSHVLKVNHKAANTSLVECSEIRKVVVFVELERASYVCFPPSSFTL